A section of the Prochlorococcus sp. MIT 1341 genome encodes:
- the speA gene encoding biosynthetic arginine decarboxylase, which produces MAEFASSRKPFADLSHNAQLWSVEESANLFGLDQWGYPYFSINDKGHVIVCPKGESGGSLDLMALVDEMDGRNVGVPLLIRFDDILEDRLERLHTAFQKAIAQYHYKGNYQGVFPIKCNQQRYVVEELIACGKQWHFGLEAGSKAELLVALSLMDDPKALLICNGYKDQRYIETAILARQLGRSPVVVIEQPDEVDRIISASKLLGAAPLIGIRAKLASRSSGRWGSSVGETSKFGLSIPDILSTVEALRNAHLLDELQLLHFHLGSQINNIAILKDALQEAGQIYVELCALGAPMGYLDVGGGLGIDYDGSRTASSASTNYSLQNYANDVVATIGECCDSNSIDPPTLISESGRAIVSHFSVLVFNILGVGAVSNDIPPVSDDAPLILRNLRDSLRNIESMSDSSSIDPSLLQEVWNDALKFKDDALVAFRLGYLGLADRAKAEQLTWGCARALINRLSGVTSNSKEIIHLRSVLASTYYANFSIFRSAPDTWAIDQLFPVMPIHRLNEKPTQLGHFADLTCDSDGKLSRFINHGQDKTLLELHEFNDHDEYLIGMFLAGAYQEVMGSLHNLFGTTNSVHIRMTNDGGYQVDHVVRANMKSDVLEAMEHDPNQLLERLRVASELAIQRGALKIKDARLLMDHVETSLRQSTYLKR; this is translated from the coding sequence ATGGCTGAATTTGCTTCGTCGCGCAAACCTTTTGCAGACTTGTCCCACAATGCGCAATTGTGGTCTGTTGAAGAAAGTGCAAATTTGTTTGGATTAGATCAATGGGGTTACCCTTATTTTTCTATTAATGACAAGGGTCATGTCATTGTTTGTCCAAAAGGGGAGAGTGGTGGATCTCTAGATTTAATGGCATTAGTGGATGAGATGGATGGTCGCAATGTAGGCGTGCCACTTTTAATCAGATTTGATGACATCCTTGAAGACAGATTAGAACGCTTACATACTGCTTTCCAAAAAGCGATTGCTCAATACCATTACAAAGGGAATTATCAGGGTGTATTTCCTATTAAATGTAATCAGCAGCGGTATGTAGTAGAGGAGTTGATTGCCTGTGGAAAACAGTGGCATTTTGGGTTAGAGGCTGGTAGTAAGGCAGAGTTGTTGGTTGCCTTGTCCTTAATGGATGATCCAAAGGCATTGTTGATCTGTAATGGTTATAAAGATCAGCGTTATATAGAAACTGCGATCTTGGCACGACAACTTGGGCGTTCTCCAGTAGTCGTTATTGAACAACCTGATGAAGTTGATCGTATTATTTCTGCAAGTAAGCTACTTGGTGCTGCGCCTTTAATCGGCATTAGAGCTAAACTTGCAAGTAGAAGTTCTGGTCGATGGGGTAGTTCAGTTGGTGAAACGTCTAAGTTTGGGTTGTCAATTCCAGATATTCTTTCAACAGTAGAGGCATTACGCAATGCCCATTTGTTAGATGAATTACAGCTTTTACATTTTCATTTAGGTAGTCAGATTAATAATATTGCGATCTTAAAAGATGCCTTACAGGAAGCAGGACAGATATATGTTGAACTATGTGCACTAGGCGCACCAATGGGTTATTTAGATGTTGGAGGTGGACTTGGAATAGATTACGATGGAAGTAGGACTGCTTCGTCTGCATCAACTAATTATTCCTTGCAGAATTATGCTAATGATGTTGTTGCAACAATAGGTGAATGTTGTGATTCTAATTCTATTGATCCTCCGACGTTGATAAGTGAAAGTGGTCGAGCAATTGTAAGCCATTTCTCGGTATTGGTTTTTAATATTCTTGGAGTTGGTGCTGTTTCTAATGATATTCCTCCTGTTTCTGATGATGCGCCTTTAATTCTTCGAAATTTGAGAGATAGTTTGAGGAATATTGAGTCAATGTCAGATAGTTCTTCTATTGATCCATCATTGCTCCAAGAGGTTTGGAACGACGCACTTAAGTTTAAGGATGATGCCTTGGTTGCATTTAGGTTGGGCTATTTGGGTCTCGCTGATAGAGCAAAGGCTGAGCAATTAACCTGGGGGTGCGCGCGCGCATTAATTAATAGACTATCAGGTGTTACGTCTAACTCTAAGGAGATAATCCATCTTCGCTCAGTACTAGCTAGCACTTATTATGCTAATTTTTCTATTTTTAGATCTGCACCGGATACGTGGGCTATAGATCAGTTGTTCCCAGTAATGCCAATTCATCGCTTAAATGAGAAACCTACCCAACTTGGTCATTTTGCTGATCTAACTTGTGATTCTGATGGTAAATTGTCTAGGTTTATTAATCATGGTCAGGACAAAACCTTGCTAGAACTGCATGAGTTTAATGATCATGATGAATATTTAATCGGAATGTTTCTTGCAGGTGCGTATCAGGAAGTGATGGGTAGTCTTCATAATCTATTTGGCACAACAAATTCCGTTCATATACGTATGACAAATGATGGGGGTTATCAAGTTGACCATGTAGTTAGAGCCAATATGAAGTCAGATGTCTTAGAAGCGATGGAGCATGACCCTAACCAATTGCTCGAACGCTTACGCGTTGCTAGTGAGCTAG
- the ndk gene encoding nucleoside-diphosphate kinase, with translation MTLERTFIAIKPDGVQRGLIGEILSRFESKGFKLVALKQLVPTRELAEQHYGVHRERPFFKGLVNFITSGPVVAMVWEGEGVINSSRKLIGGTKPLEAEPGTIRGDLAINIGRNVIHGSDSPETAVYEIGLWFQKSELNEWKPADQTWRVED, from the coding sequence ATGACTTTGGAGAGGACGTTTATTGCTATCAAGCCAGACGGGGTACAACGTGGTCTGATTGGTGAGATTCTCAGTAGGTTTGAAAGCAAAGGCTTTAAATTAGTTGCATTAAAACAGCTAGTCCCAACTCGTGAGTTAGCTGAACAACACTATGGTGTGCATCGGGAGCGACCCTTCTTCAAAGGACTAGTGAACTTCATTACAAGCGGTCCTGTTGTTGCGATGGTTTGGGAAGGAGAGGGAGTAATCAATAGCTCGCGCAAACTAATTGGAGGAACAAAACCACTAGAGGCAGAACCAGGAACTATTCGTGGCGATTTAGCAATCAATATCGGCCGAAATGTAATTCATGGCTCTGATTCACCCGAAACTGCCGTCTATGAAATTGGACTTTGGTTCCAAAAATCAGAACTCAACGAATGGAAGCCAGCCGATCAAACTTGGCGAGTAGAAGACTAA
- the thiO gene encoding glycine oxidase ThiO: protein MLNTKPLLILGGGLMGLALAHQLARKGRSVLVLSRSRSEAAGFVAAGMLAPHAEGLQGDLLGLGELSLERIPEWVSRIESDSGIQCGLRFCGVVTPFMSAHERDLFSTSSSGIMLNRLQLKKELPGIASHWKYGLLFPQDGQIDNRRRLMRALEKACVCLGVQFQEGVEVLELLHEHELFKGVKVRSAEGQLEIFSAEEAVLCSGAWSSQLLKELPIFPVKGQMMSVQGPKDALRRVIFGRGTYMVPRDDGLIVVGATSEPEVGFVDGLTPYGQQSLQKGMSDLLPDASQWPPMERWWGFRPCTPDEGPLLGSSSIEGLWLAAGHHRNGVLLAAITSELIANLILGQCLTGQELNFLEAFRWDRFED from the coding sequence GTGTTGAATACCAAGCCGTTATTGATTCTTGGTGGAGGCTTGATGGGTCTAGCCTTGGCGCATCAATTGGCGCGTAAGGGACGGTCTGTACTTGTATTAAGTCGAAGTCGAAGTGAGGCGGCTGGGTTTGTCGCTGCAGGAATGCTTGCACCTCATGCAGAAGGATTACAGGGTGATCTGCTTGGTTTGGGTGAATTGAGCTTGGAGCGAATTCCTGAGTGGGTTTCAAGGATTGAAAGTGATAGTGGAATTCAATGTGGATTGCGATTCTGCGGTGTAGTAACTCCTTTTATGAGTGCGCATGAACGGGATTTATTTTCAACATCTTCGTCTGGAATCATGCTTAATCGATTACAGCTGAAAAAAGAATTACCTGGGATCGCTTCTCATTGGAAGTATGGTTTGTTGTTTCCTCAGGATGGACAAATAGATAATCGTAGACGCCTTATGAGGGCACTGGAGAAAGCCTGTGTATGTCTTGGGGTTCAGTTTCAAGAGGGAGTAGAAGTTTTAGAACTTCTTCATGAGCATGAATTGTTTAAGGGGGTAAAAGTTCGCTCTGCAGAAGGACAACTTGAGATATTTAGTGCTGAAGAGGCTGTTCTTTGTAGTGGTGCTTGGAGTAGTCAACTCCTTAAGGAATTGCCAATTTTCCCTGTCAAAGGACAAATGATGTCCGTGCAAGGGCCGAAGGATGCTTTAAGGCGTGTGATTTTTGGCCGTGGGACTTATATGGTGCCCCGTGATGATGGACTGATTGTTGTAGGGGCTACTAGTGAACCAGAGGTTGGTTTTGTTGATGGGCTCACTCCTTATGGTCAACAAAGTTTGCAGAAAGGTATGTCGGATTTGTTGCCTGACGCAAGTCAATGGCCGCCGATGGAACGTTGGTGGGGTTTTAGGCCGTGTACGCCTGATGAGGGGCCTTTATTGGGTTCCTCTTCGATAGAAGGCTTATGGTTGGCTGCTGGTCATCATCGTAATGGTGTTTTACTGGCTGCAATTACTTCAGAATTAATTGCGAATTTAATTCTTGGCCAATGCTTAACTGGCCAAGAATTAAATTTTCTTGAGGCTTTTCGATGGGATCGCTTTGAAGATTAG
- the gatB gene encoding Asp-tRNA(Asn)/Glu-tRNA(Gln) amidotransferase subunit GatB — MTEASNSWEAVIGLETHVQLKTHSKIFTDASTSFGDDPNTHIDPVVCGLPGTLPVMNKKVLEYAVKAAMALNLKIAKHSKFDRKQYFYPDLPKNYQISQYDEPIAEDGWIEVEVAEKGKQTYLKRIGIERLHMEEDAGKLVHAGSDRLAGSTHSLVDYNRAGIALAEIVSKPDLRSGREAAEYASEIRRIMRYLDVSDGNMQEGSLRCDVNISVRQGPNAPFGTKVEIKNMNSFSAIQKACEYEIKRQITAYEANQPIVQETRLWDESKQLTKSMRSKEGASDYRYFPDPDLGPIAVSEKQKAEWRSELPELPSQKRHRYAEVLDLSPYDARVLTDEKSMADYFEEVIEEGADAKIAANWITGDIAAYVNTNQLNYQEIALKPIKLAEMIEMIRTGTISGKIAKDILPELLEKGESPNSIVEKRGLTMISDHETIEKIIEKILKNNPNEVDAFRGGKKKLQGFFIGQIMKSTNGKADPKLANKILNEKLNA; from the coding sequence ATGACAGAAGCAAGTAATTCCTGGGAGGCAGTCATTGGCCTAGAAACTCATGTGCAACTAAAAACCCATAGCAAAATCTTTACCGATGCGTCTACATCTTTTGGAGACGATCCCAACACTCATATAGATCCCGTTGTATGTGGTTTACCAGGTACTTTGCCCGTGATGAATAAAAAAGTTCTGGAATATGCTGTAAAAGCAGCAATGGCATTAAATTTAAAAATCGCCAAGCACAGTAAATTTGATCGAAAGCAATATTTCTATCCTGATCTCCCTAAAAACTATCAAATATCTCAATACGATGAACCAATCGCAGAAGATGGTTGGATTGAAGTCGAAGTTGCAGAAAAAGGTAAGCAAACCTATCTAAAACGAATTGGAATAGAACGCCTACATATGGAGGAAGATGCAGGAAAACTTGTTCATGCCGGTAGTGACCGTTTAGCTGGGTCTACACACTCATTAGTTGATTACAACCGTGCTGGGATCGCTCTTGCAGAAATTGTTAGCAAACCTGATCTCCGTTCAGGTCGTGAAGCAGCAGAATATGCTTCAGAAATACGAAGAATAATGCGTTACCTAGATGTCTCTGACGGAAATATGCAAGAAGGATCTCTAAGGTGCGATGTAAATATCTCTGTTCGACAAGGGCCGAATGCACCTTTTGGAACAAAAGTAGAAATTAAAAATATGAATTCGTTTTCTGCAATCCAAAAAGCATGTGAATACGAAATTAAGCGACAAATCACTGCTTATGAAGCCAACCAACCCATTGTGCAGGAGACTCGTCTTTGGGATGAAAGTAAACAACTCACAAAAAGTATGCGAAGTAAAGAAGGTGCAAGTGATTATAGATACTTTCCAGACCCAGATTTAGGACCAATTGCAGTCTCTGAGAAACAAAAAGCAGAATGGCGTTCAGAACTCCCTGAACTACCATCACAAAAACGTCATCGCTATGCTGAAGTCTTAGATCTATCCCCATACGATGCAAGGGTTCTCACAGATGAAAAGTCGATGGCTGATTATTTTGAAGAAGTGATAGAAGAAGGCGCAGATGCAAAAATAGCAGCCAATTGGATTACCGGTGATATTGCAGCTTATGTAAATACAAATCAACTGAATTATCAAGAAATAGCGTTAAAGCCAATTAAACTCGCTGAAATGATTGAAATGATTCGAACTGGGACAATTAGCGGAAAGATAGCAAAAGATATCCTTCCTGAATTACTCGAAAAAGGGGAATCTCCTAATTCAATAGTTGAAAAACGAGGCTTAACTATGATTAGTGATCATGAAACAATTGAAAAGATTATCGAAAAAATATTAAAAAATAATCCAAACGAAGTAGATGCTTTCCGTGGAGGAAAGAAAAAATTGCAAGGTTTTTTTATAGGTCAAATAATGAAATCAACGAATGGCAAAGCTGATCCAAAACTTGCCAATAAAATTCTTAATGAGAAACTAAACGCATAA
- the coaE gene encoding dephospho-CoA kinase (Dephospho-CoA kinase (CoaE) performs the final step in coenzyme A biosynthesis.), whose amino-acid sequence MNRVFSGGIHSPRWQGPQRRIGLTGGIATGKSSVSSFLEKHYGFPVLDADVFSRKALGPDTPLTQAVFERYGKDVLDTTKFNSLTLDRFALAQIIFSNVDERLWLEGLVHPFIRTCFEEQLRIRVDSPIVVLMIPLLFEASFTDLCSEVWLVTCTKKQQASRLSGRDHLSLVEAYERINTQWPLDKKKSLSESIIDNSGDPNAWVSTLKSLVSL is encoded by the coding sequence ATGAATAGGGTTTTCTCAGGAGGTATTCATAGTCCGCGTTGGCAAGGACCACAGCGCCGTATTGGCTTAACAGGTGGTATTGCCACTGGAAAGAGTAGTGTTTCGAGTTTTTTAGAGAAACACTATGGTTTCCCTGTTTTGGATGCGGATGTTTTTTCAAGGAAGGCTTTAGGCCCTGATACACCTTTGACGCAGGCTGTATTTGAGCGTTATGGGAAAGATGTGCTTGATACCACCAAATTTAACTCACTTACATTAGATCGGTTTGCTTTGGCACAAATAATTTTTTCTAATGTTGATGAGAGATTATGGCTAGAAGGATTGGTTCATCCTTTTATTAGAACTTGTTTTGAAGAACAGTTAAGAATTAGGGTAGATTCCCCAATAGTTGTTTTAATGATTCCCTTACTATTTGAAGCAAGCTTTACTGATTTATGTAGTGAAGTTTGGCTTGTTACATGTACTAAGAAGCAACAAGCTAGTCGCCTTTCTGGTAGGGATCATCTTTCATTAGTTGAAGCATATGAGCGCATTAACACTCAGTGGCCTTTAGACAAAAAGAAGAGCCTTTCTGAATCTATTATTGATAATAGTGGCGATCCAAATGCTTGGGTTTCTACTCTAAAATCCTTAGTGAGCTTATAG
- the argJ gene encoding bifunctional glutamate N-acetyltransferase/amino-acid acetyltransferase ArgJ — MSPFKKKEWRLITGGITAPQGFQASGITAGLKPSLKRDLALLLAPKGAICAGTFTKSILKAACVDLCAERLFKTSGYARAVLINSGHANAYTGEQGIINNNQATKVLAEKLGLTKEEVLICSTGVIGEHIPIKKLIKRLDDLILQLSKQGGENAAEAIITTDLVTKQIAYEGEIDGQIIRIGGMAKGSGMIHPNMATMLAYITCDVSLEHESWKQLIQKVAEKSFNSITVDGDTSTNDTFLAFSAGEKLNSKHLTYLEEGLTLVAQELAKKIARDGEGASCLIEVEVKGTHDDQQARKIAKTICSSALVKTAIHGKDPNWGRIIAAIGRAGVGIEVTKLSLWLGPYQIIQNGNAIKFEKAGCSEYIAKRMKGNTHENEIVKIDLIVGSGLGRGVCWGCDLSKDYISINADYTT, encoded by the coding sequence GTGAGTCCATTCAAGAAAAAAGAATGGAGACTAATCACTGGAGGGATAACAGCCCCCCAAGGGTTCCAAGCATCGGGGATTACAGCAGGGCTAAAACCCTCTCTAAAGCGAGATTTAGCATTATTACTAGCACCAAAGGGGGCCATATGCGCTGGCACATTTACAAAATCAATTTTAAAAGCTGCTTGTGTTGATCTTTGTGCTGAAAGACTATTTAAAACCTCAGGATATGCAAGGGCAGTCTTAATCAATTCGGGACATGCAAATGCTTACACAGGTGAACAAGGAATCATTAATAACAACCAAGCAACTAAAGTCTTGGCCGAAAAACTAGGGTTAACAAAAGAAGAAGTACTTATTTGCTCAACTGGTGTAATCGGTGAGCACATACCAATCAAAAAGTTAATCAAAAGACTAGATGACTTAATTCTCCAGTTAAGTAAACAAGGAGGAGAAAACGCAGCGGAAGCAATAATTACTACAGATTTAGTTACGAAGCAAATTGCTTATGAAGGAGAAATAGATGGGCAAATAATTCGCATTGGTGGAATGGCAAAGGGGTCAGGGATGATACATCCAAATATGGCTACAATGCTTGCATATATAACGTGTGATGTAAGTTTAGAACATGAGAGTTGGAAACAACTAATCCAAAAAGTTGCTGAAAAATCCTTCAATTCCATAACGGTAGACGGTGATACAAGTACAAATGACACATTTCTCGCCTTTTCAGCTGGGGAAAAATTGAATAGCAAACACTTAACCTACCTTGAAGAAGGATTGACACTAGTAGCTCAGGAACTAGCAAAAAAAATCGCAAGAGATGGAGAGGGAGCATCTTGTCTAATCGAGGTTGAAGTCAAAGGAACTCATGATGATCAACAAGCAAGAAAAATTGCCAAAACTATTTGCTCATCTGCATTAGTTAAAACAGCAATCCATGGCAAAGATCCCAATTGGGGAAGGATAATTGCTGCTATAGGAAGAGCAGGTGTCGGGATCGAAGTAACAAAGCTTTCACTTTGGTTAGGCCCATACCAAATAATTCAAAATGGTAACGCTATTAAATTTGAGAAAGCTGGATGTAGCGAATACATTGCAAAAAGAATGAAAGGTAATACTCATGAGAATGAGATTGTTAAAATAGATTTAATTGTTGGAAGTGGATTAGGTAGAGGCGTGTGCTGGGGATGTGATTTAAGTAAAGATTATATATCTATAAATGCGGACTATACTACATGA
- a CDS encoding PfkB family carbohydrate kinase — protein MKRWDFKDLPRLPKLKLAVIGHVEWVTFVAVNKLPQAGIINHAKNFLEEPAGGGAVVAAQLVSLNQGHVDFFTALGKDSLGEIAIKRLTGLGLNVHVSWKKEPTRRAISMIDQAGERAITVIGKRLQPLGRDNLPWEMLKNYDGIFVTATDSEGLKKSRNANLLAVTPRTGLQTIREANIQIDALIGSGKDPDEKIARNILSPEPKLHISTEGASGGEVWPLGRYEAFPLKNNVVNAYGCGDSFAAGVTAGLAANWNIEKAISLGAYCGSKCASTFGPY, from the coding sequence ATGAAAAGATGGGACTTCAAAGATTTACCTCGCCTACCCAAGTTAAAGCTTGCAGTTATTGGTCATGTCGAGTGGGTAACATTTGTGGCTGTTAATAAATTACCTCAAGCAGGTATTATTAATCATGCAAAGAATTTTCTTGAAGAGCCAGCTGGTGGAGGAGCAGTTGTTGCAGCACAACTAGTCAGCTTAAATCAAGGTCATGTCGATTTTTTTACAGCCCTTGGTAAAGATTCTCTTGGAGAAATTGCAATTAAACGACTTACAGGGCTGGGATTAAATGTCCATGTTTCCTGGAAAAAAGAACCAACAAGGCGGGCGATCAGCATGATCGATCAAGCTGGAGAAAGAGCAATAACAGTTATAGGAAAAAGACTTCAGCCACTTGGTCGCGACAATTTGCCATGGGAAATGCTTAAAAACTACGATGGTATTTTTGTAACCGCTACAGATTCTGAAGGACTAAAAAAATCTCGTAATGCTAATTTACTTGCAGTAACACCACGTACAGGATTACAAACAATTAGAGAAGCAAATATTCAAATAGATGCATTAATTGGTAGTGGAAAAGACCCGGATGAAAAAATAGCTAGAAACATATTAAGCCCTGAACCAAAGCTCCATATATCTACAGAAGGTGCTTCAGGTGGAGAAGTTTGGCCTTTAGGTCGATACGAAGCATTTCCATTAAAGAACAATGTCGTCAATGCTTATGGATGTGGTGACAGCTTTGCAGCAGGTGTTACTGCAGGCCTGGCGGCAAATTGGAATATTGAAAAAGCAATCAGCCTTGGAGCATATTGTGGTTCAAAATGTGCTAGTACCTTCGGACCTTATTAA
- a CDS encoding AIR synthase, whose translation MHKGQTLSVTPTALAELSRQAAFGGMPGRVHIDLLDDPCGQRWLHIRLRPGDFSGVPIFRTDGVTIYAPKGQLDLLKGLSLSYYGDLSGGGFLISSPRGAESCACGAGFRFLK comes from the coding sequence ATGCACAAGGGGCAAACCCTAAGTGTTACCCCAACTGCTTTAGCTGAATTAAGCAGACAGGCTGCCTTTGGTGGTATGCCAGGTCGGGTGCACATTGACTTACTCGATGATCCATGTGGTCAACGTTGGCTGCATATACGGCTTCGACCTGGGGATTTCTCTGGTGTACCTATTTTCCGAACTGATGGGGTCACTATTTATGCTCCAAAGGGGCAATTGGATTTACTTAAGGGACTTAGTCTTAGTTATTACGGTGATTTAAGTGGTGGTGGATTTTTAATTAGTTCCCCAAGAGGGGCTGAAAGCTGTGCATGTGGCGCAGGGTTTAGGTTCTTAAAATAA
- a CDS encoding metal-binding protein: MASGKNHDRATKLLSLPFGVAVGITLGLENGLIGGISFLVGGLWLSPDLDTNSNALKRWGFLKGIWIPYKKLICHRSLLSHGPVIGTTIRLLYLAIWLYISLAIFRQLGIIKFADINQNLFQNLLLHKEKYVAFILGLEMSAWLHLIQDGDPTMINLKK, from the coding sequence ATGGCATCAGGCAAGAACCATGACAGAGCGACCAAACTACTTAGCCTCCCATTTGGAGTAGCTGTTGGAATTACTCTTGGCCTCGAGAATGGTCTGATCGGAGGCATCTCTTTCCTAGTTGGTGGATTATGGCTTTCACCTGATCTCGATACAAACTCCAATGCGTTAAAAAGATGGGGATTCCTTAAAGGAATTTGGATACCCTACAAAAAACTAATTTGCCATCGCTCGTTACTTTCACACGGACCAGTAATAGGAACAACAATAAGGCTGCTCTACTTAGCAATATGGCTCTATATCAGCCTCGCAATTTTTAGACAACTTGGAATTATCAAGTTTGCAGACATAAACCAAAACTTGTTTCAAAATCTTTTATTGCACAAAGAAAAATATGTGGCTTTCATTTTAGGACTAGAAATGAGTGCTTGGTTGCACCTAATACAAGATGGGGATCCTACTATGATTAATTTGAAAAAATAA
- the mazG gene encoding nucleoside triphosphate pyrophosphohydrolase — MVEQDITRLMQIIAKLRDPKSGCPWDVIQTHSSLIPYVLEEAYEVTDAIKNGNDNDLQEELGDLLLQVLLHTHIATEEKRFDLRDVVTSLRNKLIRRHPHVFENQEALSIEEVKKQWEKIKEKETPIPKSESPISDKLRNRIRSQSAISGAMIISQKTAKEGFEWENFNDVWDKVIEEMNELKEAIDSKQKTDIKGELGDIIFTLINVARWHELNPEECLSKTNQKFLDRFSWVEKNSTNKISKQSFTELNYLWENAKNKLKAAKNNKNT; from the coding sequence ATGGTAGAACAAGACATTACAAGATTGATGCAAATAATTGCTAAATTGCGCGATCCTAAAAGTGGATGCCCATGGGATGTAATCCAAACACATTCATCATTAATCCCCTATGTTCTAGAAGAAGCATACGAAGTTACCGATGCAATCAAAAACGGGAACGATAATGATCTCCAAGAAGAACTTGGTGACCTGTTATTGCAAGTATTACTTCATACACATATTGCAACCGAAGAAAAGCGATTTGATCTGAGAGACGTTGTAACCAGTTTACGCAATAAACTAATAAGGCGACACCCCCATGTATTTGAGAATCAAGAAGCATTAAGTATAGAAGAAGTAAAAAAGCAATGGGAAAAAATTAAAGAAAAGGAAACTCCAATCCCCAAATCAGAAAGCCCTATTAGCGACAAGTTACGCAATAGAATACGTTCACAATCAGCCATTTCAGGAGCCATGATAATATCTCAAAAGACAGCAAAGGAAGGCTTTGAGTGGGAAAATTTTAATGATGTTTGGGATAAAGTAATCGAAGAAATGAATGAGCTAAAAGAGGCAATAGATTCGAAGCAGAAGACTGATATAAAAGGGGAACTTGGTGATATAATCTTTACTCTTATTAATGTTGCACGTTGGCATGAACTTAACCCTGAAGAATGCTTATCAAAAACCAATCAAAAATTTCTTGACCGCTTTTCTTGGGTGGAAAAAAACTCTACGAACAAGATTTCCAAACAATCCTTTACCGAACTAAATTATTTATGGGAGAACGCAAAAAACAAGTTAAAAGCTGCTAAGAATAACAAAAATACTTAA
- the speE gene encoding polyamine aminopropyltransferase, with the protein MCTPENQTSTWFDEYQKGVRYGLEGQILVDEKSKYQRITIIDSKRYGKALLLDNCWMTAEQQEKHYHECLVHPALSGALEIKRGLIVGGGDGGTAKECLRYKEVEHLDLVEIDEHVIKLSQKYLPTIGGNAWQDPRLQINIEDGIKWTKHAGNEVYDFVIIDSSDPKGPAKGLFNETFIRDCKRILRPGGIFAIQSESPESFLKIHLDIIRLVKKIFQFADPIYGWVPMYPSGWWSWTFASMGKPHYLHPHSKRVNAISQDCIIWSSKWQKGAFEAMPAFIERALK; encoded by the coding sequence ATGTGCACTCCAGAAAATCAAACAAGCACCTGGTTTGATGAATATCAAAAGGGCGTGAGATATGGCCTTGAAGGACAGATCTTAGTAGATGAAAAAAGTAAGTATCAAAGAATAACAATTATCGACAGCAAGCGCTATGGGAAAGCGCTCCTCTTAGATAACTGTTGGATGACAGCAGAACAGCAAGAAAAGCACTACCACGAATGCCTTGTCCATCCTGCTCTTTCCGGTGCATTAGAAATAAAAAGAGGATTAATTGTTGGAGGTGGAGATGGTGGAACTGCAAAAGAATGTTTGAGATACAAAGAAGTAGAGCATCTAGATTTAGTAGAGATCGATGAACATGTCATTAAACTTAGTCAAAAATATCTTCCAACAATAGGAGGAAATGCCTGGCAAGATCCACGTCTACAAATCAATATTGAAGACGGTATCAAATGGACTAAACATGCAGGAAATGAAGTCTATGATTTTGTAATTATTGACAGCTCAGATCCTAAAGGCCCTGCAAAAGGTCTCTTCAATGAAACTTTCATAAGAGACTGTAAAAGGATTCTTCGGCCTGGAGGGATATTTGCTATTCAAAGTGAATCACCAGAATCATTCCTCAAAATCCATTTAGATATTATTCGGCTTGTCAAAAAGATTTTCCAATTTGCTGATCCCATATACGGATGGGTACCAATGTATCCAAGTGGATGGTGGAGTTGGACCTTTGCCTCCATGGGAAAACCGCATTACCTTCACCCTCATTCCAAAAGAGTTAATGCAATTTCTCAAGATTGCATTATTTGGAGCTCAAAATGGCAAAAAGGAGCTTTTGAAGCTATGCCAGCTTTTATAGAAAGAGCACTTAAATAA